The Saprospiraceae bacterium genome contains the following window.
AGGGATATGCATTTTCTCCGGATAATTATTTGCAGGCTGAATTAGAAGCTTCATTCATGTATGAAGATACTCCAGATCAGTTTAAAGCTACCGTAGATGTAAAAGGGGATATGGAAAAACCGCATCCAATGGATCGTTTAATTTGCGGAGATGTTGGCTTTGGAAAAACTGAGATCGCAGTGCGAGCAGCATTCAAAGCCATACAAGATGGTAAACAAGTGGCTATCCTGGTCCCAACAACCATTTTAGCATTGCAACATTTTCGTACGTTTTCTGATCGGTTCAAAGAGTTTCCGGTGGATGTTAATTATTTATCCAGGTTTAGGACTACGAAGGAAAAGAATGTAATTATGAAGCAATTGGAAGAAGGCAAAATTGATTTGGTTATCGGAACCATCAGCTTGCTGAATTCGAAAATTAAATTTAAAGATCTTGGATTATTAATCATTGACGAAGAACAAAAATTTGGCGTTGCATCTAAAGAAAAATTACGGCAATTAAAGCATAATGTAGATACACTTACCTTGACAGCTACTCCCATTCCACGTACCCTGCAATTTTCTTTAATGGCTGCAAGAGATTTAAGTGTCATTCAAACGCCTCCTCCAAATCGACAACCCATTCATACTGAACGGAGGGTGTATAATGACAATTTGATAAAAGAAGCAATACTTCATGAAGTTTATCGCGGAGGTCAAGTATTTTTCGTACATAATAAAGTGAAAAGTCTGGCAGATGTCTCAGCTATTTTACAAAAACTATGTCCTTCTGTAGAAATTGCAGCTGCACACGGACAAATGGAAGCAGAAAAACTTGAAAAAGTTCTTTTAGATTTTATCGATCATAAATTTGATGTGTTGGTTTGTACCAATATCATTGAAACCGGTTTGGATATACCCAATGTCAATACCATATTAATTAATAATGCACACCAATTTGGTTTGAGCGATCTTCATCAACTCCGGGGACGTGTCGGTCGTTCTAACAGAAAGGCTTATTGTTATTTATTGGCACCGCCATCTTCAACTTTGACGATGGATGCACGTAAAAGACTTAAAACCATTGAGGAATTTTCTGATTTGGGCAGTGGCTTCAATGTGGCTATGCGAGATCTGGATATTCGAGGAGCCGGCAATTTATTGGGAGGGGAACAAAGCGGTTTTATTGCGGATATTGGATATGAAACCTATCAACGAATTTTGGAGGAAGCAATTCTTGAACTAAAGGAAAATGAATTCCGCGAATTATTTGAAGACGAAAATAAACCCGACAAGACCTATATCCGGGATGTAGTCATCGATAGCGACATTGAAATGCTAATACCGGATGCTTATGTTGCAAGCATTCAGGAACGCCTCAATTTATACCAGGCTTTGGATAAAATTGAAAATGAAGAAGGCATTCAAAATTATTGCAATCAACTTAAAGATCGTTTTGGTCCGATTCCAACCCAAGTTGAAGAATTATTAAACGGTTTACGCTTGCGATGGATTTCCAAACGATTGGGTTTCGAACGAGTTATATTAAAAAAGAAAAAGCTGCAGTGTTATTTTATTAGCAATCCGACTTCTCCATTTTATGAAAGTGATTTGTTTAAAAGTCTGCTAGCACGTGTAGCCGAACCTGGCAGTGCCTTTAGTATTAAGCAATCAAATACCAATCTTATTTTAATTGCTGAGCATGTATATGGGTTTTTAAAATCTATCCAACTCCTTGATAGCTTGTTGGTTAGGTAAAAACGCAGAAAAAAAATAAACTATTTTTTCAATTCATTCCAACGTTTTAAGGGTGCTGGGGGTATTATTATTAAAATACATTATGAAAACATGGAAATGTCTTTGCTTTTTAGCTTGCTTGCTGATTTTTGATTCATGCAGAAAAGATGAAAAATCAGTTACCGTAAATGATGAATTTGAGAAGTATACGCAGCTCATTGCTACAAATTCAATCATTGTACTTAGAAATGAAAAAAACGATTTGGTTTCTGGTGCTGTCATGACTTTAGATGGGACACAACACACCAGTAATTCTGAAGGTTTGATTTTTTTGAAAAATGTGCCGCTCAAAAATACCGGCCACCTGGTGCAAATTTCGCATCCGGCTTATTTTAAAACGGGCAAAAGGATATACCCAAATAAGGGGATTATCGAACTCTTTTTAATTTCTAAAGGAGCCTCTGTGCAATTTGCATCACAAAGTGCATCTACCGTTACTTTTAGTGGTATCAATTATCAATTCCCTGCAAATTCTTTAGTGGATGCCAATGGATTGGAATACAAGGGCGATGTAAATATATTTGCCCGACATTTGAATCCAACCAGTCCACTTTTTGGCGCAATGATGCCAGCAGACCTAAGAGCCTATGACATTGATGGGAATTCCGTTTACTTAACTTCTTTTGGAATGGTTGCAACTGAATTGTATGGTAGCAATGGTCAATCTCTTCAAATAGCTTCCGGTAAAAAAGTTAAAATTTCTATGCATCTCGATAACAGCATCGTTTCAAATGCACCGAATAGTTTGCCCATTTGGTATATCTCTGAGCAAAGCAGTACCGGAATTTGGAAAGAAGAAGGAAGAGCAATTAAAGTTAATTCAAATTATGAGTTTGAAGTAACACACTTCTCTTTTTGGAATTGTGATGTCCCTGGAAATTACGTTAATCTAAAAGGACAAGTTAAAAACTTACAAGGAGCAACGGTTGCAAATCTATGGGTAACCGTGACTGTGAATGGAGGACCATCTGGTTATGCCGTTACCGATGGAAATGGTAAATTTGAAGGGAAAGTCCCATCGGGAGTTGGCTTAAAAATTCAAATTAATGAAATCTGTGATACGTTTATGCAAGTAAAATTGTATGAAGCAAATTTGGGAGTATTAACGTCTGATACCGATTTGGGAATCATTCAAGTTGATAATCAAAACATAAATACGTATACATTTACAGGAAAGGTAGAGGTTTGTCCACCCAATAATTTGGGAACGAGCTATGTAAAATTCACATCCAATCAGGGTGTCAGGTATTTGATTGTAAATCCGGACAGCAGCTATAGCTTTACAAGCAGCTGTTTAAACAGCGGAGAGACAGTCAGCTTTGAAGCAGCTGATTATACCAATGGTTTGGAATCAGGCCCAACAACCATTACCTTAACAAGTCAAAAAAATGTACAGCTTTCCAATTTAACGATTTGTACTGCATTTGATGAATATGTTAGTATTTCGTATAACGGTTCTCAGGAATATTATTATAAAAAAGATGGAAGGATGTTTTATACCGGAATTTTTCAAGATAGCTCAAGTATGAATGATTATATCTTTTACTTTTATGGATCCGGTTTAGAATGTTCAAGTAGATTTATCTATAACGGATTAAATACTGCTGTCCCATTTCAAAATTTCATGCTTCAGGGCTCATTGATAAATGGCACTGGTTTAAACTTCGGATGTAATCAATGTTTAAACATAGAAATGAGCCAGTTTGATTTAACTGGAGGATATATTATTGGTAAATATTGGGGCACAACAGGACCAAATACAGTTTCAGGTAAGTTCAGGTTTAAAACTTAAATTGTTAGTCAAGTATTAAAAAATTAACTTGTTTGATAGCCATTATATAGAAGATCTAAAAAAGGGAAATCCATCAGTTCAAAAAGAGCTGGTGGATTTCTTTTCTGGCAAAATGCTCAGCATAGCAAGGAGGTATCTTGCAGATGATCATTTGGCTTATGATGTTTTGCAGGAATCCTGGATCGCTATTTTTAATAATATAAAAACTTACAAGGAAGAAATAGCTCCCATTGAAGCCTGGATTTATCGGATTGTAGTCAATCAATCCCTAAAAGAACTAAAAAAGCGTAAACGGAAAATAGAATTTGTTGCAGAATTTGCCTTAGAGCCAGAAGGCATAGCACCAGAAATTCTGGATACCCTACAATTAGAACTTTTATTTAAATACGTGTGCGAATTACCAGAAGGCTGTAGGGAGGTATTTAATATGTATGTTTTTGATGAATATTCTCATAAGGAAATTGCTGAGCAATTAGGTATAAACGA
Protein-coding sequences here:
- a CDS encoding RNA polymerase sigma factor, with product MFDSHYIEDLKKGNPSVQKELVDFFSGKMLSIARRYLADDHLAYDVLQESWIAIFNNIKTYKEEIAPIEAWIYRIVVNQSLKELKKRKRKIEFVAEFALEPEGIAPEILDTLQLELLFKYVCELPEGCREVFNMYVFDEYSHKEIAEQLGINEGTSRSQLNRARKLLMEKIKTMDHVLIKKYEAV
- the mfd gene encoding transcription-repair coupling factor, with the translated sequence MEQDIIRVNDFLTRDPKATELVGLLDQNKHQKIIIEGLCGSRDSFLIFSSFLQSKIPTLVICNDKEEAAYLLNDLEQFSSQDVVYLFPDSFRRPGQYEELDNFQVQQRVEAIYRFGKKEARIIVTYPEAIFEKMIPGTVIESSRLEFSTGSLIDLDEILIQLNDFGFHRTDFVYEPGQFSIRGGILDVFSYASDLPYRIELNDIVVESIRKFETESQLSKQNISHFSIVPTIYSEFQSEVRKNIFEIIPENTLIWVKDIHTCLETFEKCFLAANRQADKMKHYDEDRFISMVQNREFIDSSVLVESLEQFKLVFYNCKPDSAVKPAILRVNCEAQPSFNKNFNLLIENISKLNSRFYKAFICTNSAAQIERFHNIFEDLKAAIQYIPEIKSLREGFIDHDLKVACYTDHQIFSRFHGYKVKQGYTKDQALSLKVLRELQSGDYVTHLDYGVGRFAGLEKININGQLQEAVRLIYRNDDILYVSIHSLHKISKFVGNEGTEPSLSKLGSDQWKLLKQRTKQKVKDIAQELIKLYSVRKASKGYAFSPDNYLQAELEASFMYEDTPDQFKATVDVKGDMEKPHPMDRLICGDVGFGKTEIAVRAAFKAIQDGKQVAILVPTTILALQHFRTFSDRFKEFPVDVNYLSRFRTTKEKNVIMKQLEEGKIDLVIGTISLLNSKIKFKDLGLLIIDEEQKFGVASKEKLRQLKHNVDTLTLTATPIPRTLQFSLMAARDLSVIQTPPPNRQPIHTERRVYNDNLIKEAILHEVYRGGQVFFVHNKVKSLADVSAILQKLCPSVEIAAAHGQMEAEKLEKVLLDFIDHKFDVLVCTNIIETGLDIPNVNTILINNAHQFGLSDLHQLRGRVGRSNRKAYCYLLAPPSSTLTMDARKRLKTIEEFSDLGSGFNVAMRDLDIRGAGNLLGGEQSGFIADIGYETYQRILEEAILELKENEFRELFEDENKPDKTYIRDVVIDSDIEMLIPDAYVASIQERLNLYQALDKIENEEGIQNYCNQLKDRFGPIPTQVEELLNGLRLRWISKRLGFERVILKKKKLQCYFISNPTSPFYESDLFKSLLARVAEPGSAFSIKQSNTNLILIAEHVYGFLKSIQLLDSLLVR